The sequence GATATCTTTAATATAAAAGTATCTCATCAAACAGTCATTAATTATGCTCAGGCTACCGCCTATTATATGTCTGACTTTACTAAAAGTCATATTGATGATTTATCATCAATTCTATGTGGTGATGAAACCTACATAAGAGTTAAAGGTAAATGGAACTATATCTTTTTTATCCTTGATCCAGTAAAAAAGATAATTGTATCAAATCTAGTATCTAAAAGACGAGATACTTTATCAGCCTGCTCGGCAATTAAACAAGTAATCGACTGTTTTAAGAAGATTCCAAAGGATTTAACCTTTGTATTTGACGGCAACCCAATCTACAATCTTGCAAAACTGTTTTTCTTTGAAAACAATATTAATTTTGATATTAAAACAGTTGTTGGATTAACTAATGATGATAAAATATCAGCCGAATTTAGACCTTATAAACAATTCATAGAACGCCTTAACAGAACATTTAAAGATAATTATCGTCAAACTAATGGTTTTGGTTCTTATAATGGCGCAATATCATATGTTACGTTGTTTACAGCTTGGTTTAACTTCCTAAGGCCTCATTCGGCCATTAATGGTGATGTACCAATACAGTTAAAACAACTAAA is a genomic window of Caldisalinibacter kiritimatiensis containing:
- a CDS encoding DDE-type integrase/transposase/recombinase, whose translation is DIFNIKVSHQTVINYAQATAYYMSDFTKSHIDDLSSILCGDETYIRVKGKWNYIFFILDPVKKIIVSNLVSKRRDTLSACSAIKQVIDCFKKIPKDLTFVFDGNPIYNLAKLFFFENNINFDIKTVVGLTNDDKISAEFRPYKQFIERLNRTFKDNYRQTNGFGSYNGAISYVTLFTAWFNFLRPHSAINGDVPIQLKQLNKYSNMPAKWAKLIELAQLHAIENQKHKSNTFKKVA